In Actinoplanes octamycinicus, the genomic window CCGGTTCACGCCGCCACTGATCGCCCAGGTGCTGATCGACGAGACGCCGGCGGCCGGGCGTACCCAAATCCATGCCGCACTCGCCGCAGCCGCGCTCGACCCCCTGGACGCCCTGCGGCATCGCGCCCTGCGCGGAGCCCGCCCGGACGCGGCCACCGCCCGGCGGCTCGCGGACGCCGCCGACCAGTGCGCCGCGCGCGGCGCGGACCGGACCGCCGCCGAGTTCTACCTGCTCGCCGCCGACCGCTGCCCGCACCAGCTGGCCGCCGCGCGCCTCGACTGGCTGGTCGCCGCGGCCCGCACCGCGCTCACCGGGGGAGCGCCCGCGCTGGCCGGCCGGGCCGCCGAGGCGGTGATCGCGGCCGACGCCCCGGCCGGGCACCGGGTCCGCGCCCGGGTGGTGCTGATCGACCTGGCCGGGCAGGCGCTCGGCGAGATGGGGGAGATGTTCGCGGCGGCGCTCGCCGAGGCCGGCGACGACCCGGCGCTGCTCGCCCCGGTCCGGCTGCGGCTCACCTGGCAGGCGATGATCACCGGCGACCCGGACCGGGCCGCCTACGAGGCACGCAGCACCGCCGCGATCGCCCACCGGGTCGGCGACGCCACCAGCGAGGCGATGGCGCTCAGCAGCCTGGCCCAGATCCAGCGGATGCGCGGCGAGCCGCAGTGGCAGGACTCGCTGGCCCGCGCCCTCATGCTGCCCGCCTCGCCGGCGCCGGACTGGCTGCACTACGGCCCGCACTACATCGCCGCCCGCTTCGCGCTGATCGACGACCGGCTCGACGAGGCGCGCGCCGAGCTGCTCCGCCTGCTCGCGGTCGCCGAGCACGACCGGATCGGCGAGGCCCGGGTCGAGGTGCTGCGCAGCCTGTCCGAGGTGGCGGCCCGGGCCGGTCGCTGCCGGGAGGCCCTACGGTACGCACACCGCGCGGTGCAGGCAGCGCAGGAGGCCGGCCTGAGCCCCGGCCCGACCTGGTACACCGCCGCGGTGGCCGAGCTGGCCGGGGGCAGCCTGGCCGCGGCCGCCGGTTTCGCCCAGCGCGGCATCCGCGCCTCCGAGCAGGAAGGCGACAACCTCTACCTGCGCCGCCACCTGCACGCGCTGGGCCAGGCCCGGCTCCGCTCCGGCGACACCCGGACCGGGGTGGCCGCGCTGCGCCGGCTGCGCGAGCTGGAGGCCGAGGCCGGCAGCGCCGACCCGATGATCGTCCGCTGGCACGCCGACCTGGCCACCGGGCTGGCCGCGCTCGGCGAGCACGTCGAGGCGGCCGAGACGCTGGCCGGCGCGCGCAAGGCGGCCGAGCGGCTGGGCAGCACCCCGGCGCTGGCCGGATACCTGGACCGGGCCACCGCGATCGTGCACTCGGAGAGCGGCCAGGCGGACTCGGCGGTCGAGCTGTCCACCGCCGCGGCGGCCCTCTTCGAACAGCTCCGGCAGCCGGTGGAACAGGGCCACGCGCTGCTGGTGGCCGGCGGCGCGGAACGCCGCCGCCGCCGCTACGCCGCGGCCCGCCTGCTGATCGGCGCGGCGCTGTCGATCTTCATGGCCGCGGACGCGCGCCCGTGGGCCGAGGAGACCGAGCGGGCCCTCGCCCGCACCGAGGGCAGCCTCGCGCCGGAGCAGGGGCTGACCTCCACCGAGCTGCGGATCGCCGGGCTGGTCCGGGACGGCGCCAGCAACCGGGAGATCGCCACCCGGCTGTACCTGAGCGTGAAGACGGTGGAGGCGACGCTGACCCGGGTCTACCGCAAGCTCGGGGTCCGCTCCCGGACCCAGTTGTCGTCCCGCTTGCAGGCGGTCGAGGTGGGGCCGCTCCCCGAGCCCACCTCCCCGGCCTGACCACCACCCCACCTCACGGTCCGGCGGCCCCGTCTTCCAGCGACCTCCGCGCCTCCCTAGCTCCTTGCCTTTTCACCGGCCTCCGCGCCGATCTGCCCGCGCTTGCCCGCCGGAGTCTGCGCCCACCTGCCCGCGCTTGCCCGCCGGAGTCTGCGCCTACCTGCCCGCGCTTGCCCGCCGGAGTCTGCGCCTACCTGCCCGCGCTTGCCCGCCGGAGTCCGCGCCAACCTGCCTCCGCCTTCGTGCCGGCCTGCCCGCCTGCCCGGTTTCCGGGCCGACTCGTCTCCGCTTCCCTGACTCCCCACTGGCCCTCTTCTCTCCCTTCCGCGCCAGCGTTCTTGTTCCCTCGCTACCGACTCATCGCTTCCTCTCCGCCGGCATGCCGGCCTTCCGCCGTTGCGCCGGACCGCTGGCTGTCGCGTGCAGCGGTGGGCGACGTCACGGCATTCGCCTGACCAGGATTTCCGCGACGGAGAGTGACCTGGGTTACCGCAATACCGTGGCGGCGATCACTTTCATCTTCTAAGTTTTACCTGGTTGATTTGGTGATGAAGCAGAGGCTCGGCATTGTTGTATGCGGAAGCGACGAGGCTTTCTCCGTCACTATCCGTTAGGAGTGCCCGATGCCGTTCATTCGTGAGATCCGTACCGCCATCGTCAACCGCATCGCCGAGCGCCGTGCGCACCGTCAGCTGAGCACCGAGCTGGCCGCCTTCCGCACCGCCGCCGAGCGCACCGAACTCGACCTGATGCTGGGCCGGCACACCGCCGAGGAGACCCGCGAGATCGAGGCCATCCTGGCCCGGCAGGACGCCCAGCGCCGCTACCAGGCCACCGTGCAGTCCGGCGTTGGCGGTTTCCACAGCTGACCCCACACTGAACATCGGGTCGCCAGCCGACCCGGTGGGCCACGCCCGCCTGCCCGGACCGTCCCCGGACAGCGAAGGCCGGCCCACACCCGCCCCCGGCACCCCGTGCGCCGGGGGCGGTGTCATGTCCGGGCCGTTCTCGGGTGGCGGAGATCGGCCCGCGCTCGCCGCCGGTGCCCCGTGCGCCGGGGGCGGTGTCATGTCTGGGCCGTTCTCGGGCGGCGGAGATCGGCCCGCGCTCGCCGCCGGTGCCCCGTGCGCCGGGGGCGGTGTCATGGCTGGGCCGTTCTCGGGCGGCGGAGATCGGCCCGCGCTCGCCGCCGGTGCCCGGTGCCCGGTGCGCCGGGCAGCGCCATGTCTGCGCCTCCCCGGCATCTCCTGTTGTCCGGTTTCGATTGGTGGTCAATGTGCTGCCGAACCTGCGGATACCTTGGTGCTCATCGGCGACGGGCGGAGGTGGTGCATGAGAGCGTCACTGATTCCGCCTTCCGGTTGCACCGTCCGTGCCGGCGGCCATCGCTTCTCGGCGGGTAGCGGTCCGCGTCGCTCAACACCTGCGTGGCGCGGTCGCGTAGTCGCGGGGGAGGTGGTGGCGGCCGTGCGGTTGCGTAGTCGCGGGGGAGGTGGTGGCGGCCGTGCGGTTGCGTAGTCGCGGGGTAGGCGGTGGCACCCGTGCGGTTGCGTAGTCGCGGGGTAGGCGGTGGCACCCGTGCGGTTGCGTAGTCGCGGGGTAGGCGGTGGCACCCGTGCGGTTGCGTAGTCGCGGGGTAGGCGGTGGCACCCGTGCGGTTGCGTAGTCGCGGGGTAGGCGGTGGCACCCGTGCAGTCGCGTAGTCGCGGGGGAGACGGTGCCCGCCGTGCGATCGCGTCGTCCTATTGGAGACGGTGCCCGCCGTGCGATCAGGTCGCCCGATTGGAGACGGTGCGGGCCGTGTGGTCGCGTCGTCGCATGAGAGACGGTGCACCGATCATGCGGGGAGGACGATCGCCCGGCCGCGCGCCGGAACAGGGGCGCGGCCGGGCGTACCGAAAAGGGTCAGTCCTGGGGTTGGCGGTCGGGGTGGCTGTGGAGGCTGCCGGCGTGGGCTTTCAGGGACGGGTCGCGACGGGATTTGATCAGGCTGGCGACGGTGGTGACGACCAGGATCCCGATGATGACGATGAGCGAGACGGGGGTGCTGACTTCGGGGACCGCGTCGCTGAGTGACTTGTGGGCCCAGTGCAGGACGAGTTTCACGCCGATGAAGGCGAGGATCACGGCGAGGCCGGTGGACAGGTAGACCAGGCGGTCCAGCAAGCCCTTGACCAGGAAGAACAGGGCTCGCAGGCCGAGCAGGGCGAAGGCGTTGGCGACGAAGACGATGTACGCCTCCTCGGTGACGCCGAAGACCGCCGGGATCGAGTCGAGGGCGAACAGGATGTCCGTGCTGCCGATCGCCAGCAGCACCAGGAACAGCGGGGTGACCATCCGCCGGCCGTCGACCCGGGTGATCATCTTGCCCTCGACGTAGTCGTCGGTCACCGGGAGGAACCGGCGGCCGGCGCGGACCAGGGCGTTGTCCTCGATGCTCGGGTCCTCGTCGCGGTGCCGGAAGAGCTGCACCGCCGTGTAGATCAGGATCAGCCCGAAGATCAGGAACATGAACGAGAACAGGTTGAGCAGGGTGGCGCCGAGCGCGATGAAGACCACCCGCAGGACCAGCGCGATGATGATCCCGAAGGTCAGCACCTCCTGCTGGTACCGCTCGGGCACGGCGAACGTGCTCATGATGATCACGAAGACGAACAGGTTGTCGACGGACAGGCTCTTCTCGACGATGTACCCGGCGAAGTACTCCGTGCCGTAGGTCCATCCGGCGACCTGCGCGAAGACCAGGCCGAACGCGATCGCGACGACGATATAGAAGATCGACCAGCCGGCGGCCTCGCGGAAACCGACGACGTGCGGACGCAACACCCCCAAAGTCAGGTCGAGGGCGAGCAGGGCGACGATGACGCCGATCGTCAGGGTCCAGCCGAGCGCGGTGACCTCAAGCATCATCAAAGCATCCCCAAAGTTCCTGCAAAATATGCCCGGAACTCCCTGCAAGATCCCTGTAAACAGCGTCAGCGGGCGTCCACGTAGACGAAACCGCCGGAATACGGTCGGAGGCCGAGCCGGATCCGGTACACGCCCGGCCGGTCGAAGCAGAGCGTGCCGCGCGCGCGAGCGGGCACCGGCCCGGCCGGCGTGGCATAGGAGGACCCGGACCGGTTGTCGATCACCACGCAGCCGCCCGCCCGGATGCGCAACCACTCCGGGCGGAACCGGTCCACCCGCACGACAGCGACCGGCGGGCCGCCGTGCGCCAGGGCGGCCGCCGCGCGCTCCGGTTCGGTCACGTGCCAGGGGCGATGCCAGAGAACGACGGCCGCGACCGCGAGGAGCAGGATCAGCGCGACACTGTGCCGGCCGGCCCGGCGCAGCGCGGCGTCGGTGGCGTCCAGGTCCTGCGCCAGCCGGCCGACCGGCCAGCCGTAGAACACGTGCGCGCCGAAGGCGATCAGGATCGGTACGGCGTGACCGGTGAGGCCGTAGCGCGCGGCGAACGGGCTGAGGATCGCGACCGTCTCCAGCAGCAGCCCCCACCCGACACCCCAGGGCCACGGGCGGCGAGCCGCGAGCACCGCGTAGGCGATGCCGAACGTCACGCCGTTCGACAGGTGGTAGAGCCAGCCCAGGGTGCCGGTGAGGGCGGAGGAGGCGGAGGCGTCGGCGATGAGGATCCCGTAGGTCTCGACGGGCGCGAAGACGCGCTGCCCGGCCAGCGCGAACGGGATCCGGACCAGGTCGTAGCCGAGGGTGCCGAGTGCGCCGGCCACCGCGCCGACCCGGATCCTGGCCCGCAGGTCCGCGCCCACACCGGGCAGGACCGGCAGGACCGCGAGGGCGGCCATGGCCGGGACGGAGACCAGCCAGAAGACGGCGTGCATCGGCGCGACACCGTAGAGGTCGGCCAGCAGCGCCGCGATCGAACCGCCGCAGAGCAGGGCGACCGCCAGGCGCGGCGGCCAGGGGTGCGGTGGGCGCTCCTGAGGTGGGGCGGTGGGGCGCGGTGCACCGGGGATCATGGTTCTCGCGGGGGCACCGGTGGCCGGATGCGGTAGCGGCGGCCGGGGTCGGCGCGGCCAGTCGCGGGCGGGGCAGCGTCCGCTTCGTGCTCCTGCTCCCGTGCCCGGTGCCGACCGACCCGCTCCACAGCCTGCGGCCGCCGGCCTTCCTCTACGGCCCGCGGCCGGCGGGCCTGTCCTTCAGCCTGTGCTTCTTCGCCGGTCTGAGGCAGACGGGCTTGTTCTCGAGCCTGTGGCGGGCGGGCTTCTTCCTCGGCCGGTTTCTGGTGGGCGTCGGCTGGGGCGGTTGGTTCCTTGCGTTCGGGCACGTCCGGCATGAAGTCCTCCAGGTCGTCCCACTTGATGCCGGGTGACCGGCCGATCGCCGGGGGACCGGACGCGGGTGGATGGGGGATCGGGTGGACGTCGGCGGGCAGGTCCGCCGAGGCCGAACGGTAGAGGTGTCCGTGCGCCGGGCCGGCCGTGTCGTAGGTGGCGGACCGGTAGATCGTGCCGCCCTCATCCGGTCCGGGCTGCGGCTGGGGGTGGGGCGGCGAATCGGCTCCGTGGCCGGCCGGCACCTCCCACGATGGCGGCTTGCCGTCCGGATGACGCTGCGCCTGGTGGTGCGGGAGCGGTTCAGGCCGTGGCGGTGCTTCCGCGCCGTGGCCGGCCGGCTGGTGGTGTCCGCCGGGCGGCACCTCCCATGGCGGGGCACCGGAACCGTCGGGGCGAGGCGGTGCCTGGTGGTGTGGTCGCGATGGCGTCTCGTGGTCAGGGGGCGCCGACGTGGGTGCGGCCGGTGGTGGTGGCTGCGGCGAGGGGGCAGAGGGCGCCGACGTCGGTGCGCCTGGTGGTGGGTCCGGTGGTTCCGGGGGTGGTGGCTGCGGCGAGGGGCGCGGCAGCGAGGGGGCAGGGGGCGCCGACGTCGGTGCGCCTGGTGGTGGCGCCGGTGGCTCCGGGGGTGGGGGCTGCGGCGAGGGGCGCGGTCGCGGTGCGGGGTGTGGCGGCGAGGGGTCAGGGGGCGTTCGGGTGGGCAGGGGCGGTTCGGGATGAGGCCGCGGCCGCGGGATGCGGGTGGCCGGCCGGCGGCTGTCATCGGCGCCTGAACTGCCGGTCCGGGCGTGCGCGACGGCCGCCGCCGCGCCCAGGCCCAGGCCCAGCAGCACGCCCAGCGCGGCGGACACCCCGCCGATCGAACCCATCGTCAGGACGTGCGAGGCGCCGTCCGATCGCATCCAGGCGAGGACGCCCGCCAGCCCGAGGTCCGCGCACGGACGCCCGTCGGCGGTGACGCACTCCAGCCAGCCGCCGTCGTCGGCGTAGGCGCCGCGGACCCGGAGCACCTGCGCCGCCACCACCGCACCGGCCACCACCAGGACCATCGCGGTCCGGGGGCGCGGCGCGCCGCGGACCAGCAGGAGGGACGCGGCCGCGGCGATCAGCCCAAGACTCAGCTTGATCGGCCAGTTGTCGATCACTCCGTCCACCAGCAGGCCGGCGGCCTCGCCGAGCATCACCATGAACGGGCTGATCATCGCGGCCACCCGGGGGCCGGCCTTGGGCGCCACGATCCCGCACAGGCCGCGCCACACCCGGATCAGCGCGAAGTTCAGCACCACCCCGATCGGTGAGGCGGCCAGTGCCAGCAGCGCCAGTGCGAGGACCTTGGCGACCGCCGAGGAGATCGCCGTGGCGATCACCAGCGCGACGGAGGAACCCCACAGCAGCATGGCGACCGCGCCGGCGGGGTGTTCCGACATGGCGGCGGAGATCCGCCGGGGGAACTCCGCGACGTCGGCTTTGAAGGCGGTCCATCCGCGGGTCCAGGCGTACGTGATCACCGCGCTCACCATCGTGAACAGGATCAGCCAGAACAGTCCGTTACCGGTGTGCCCGTCGGCCGTGGCGGTCGTCGTGTCGCCCGGCGCGACCTGGCTGCCCTCGAGTCCGACCGCCATGGCGTACGTGTTCCAGGCCCAGCCCGTGAAGAACGCCAGCACGCTGAGCGCCAGAGTGAGGCGCCAGTTGGTACGCGTCCAGTGCCGCCACTGGCGCATGACGTCACGGGTCCACCCCAGTGCGTCCTGCAGCGTCATCGTCTCAGCCACGCCGACCACCCACCCGGGATCGGCGTCGGCGCCGTACGGCCGAGGCCGACCACCAACGACGCTAGGCACGGGTGGGGTGCCGTGGAAGGCGGAAGTCGCCTTTCCGTCCCGCGGCCGGGATCGAGCGGACCGGGGCAGGGGACAAAAGCGGCCCGGTGGGGCCGGCCGCGAGGGGAGTCGCGGGCGGCCCCACCGGGCAAGGGGGGCCGGCCGGGCGCAAGCAAAGGGCAAGGCCCGGCGGGAACGAGAGGCAAGGCCAGGCGAAGCGAAAGGCCGGGTCCGGCGGGAACGAGAGGCAAGGTCAGGCGAAGTGAAAGGCAGGGCCGGGCGGGAAGCGAAAGGAAGGCAGTGGTGGAGGCAGGTCGTCAGGCGGTGACGAAGGACCGCTTGGCCAGTCCCATCCAGAAGCCGTCGATCGGCTGAGCGGGGGACTGGTCCGGGGTGCCGGAGGCGCCCAGCGTGAGGAACATCGGGGCGAAGTGCTCGATGGTCGGGTGGGCGTAGGGCATACCGGGGGCGACGGC contains:
- a CDS encoding helix-turn-helix transcriptional regulator, with amino-acid sequence MSRVQRDLPTLHGREALLAEIDARLAAGGGVALHGPPGIGKTALLDAVAEPATARGELVLRLRPARGERTLAWAGVADLIRQIPPGAVAALPPAARHSLAALRQGRPPRTGVPALARRLLLPALLAHCARTGPVLLVLDDVQWLDPESAELLAFAMRRRPGPRIRAITAERRPDPAGRRRAARLCPPPVTEMAVPPLAPDDLTAMLEARGLPCRTASRLHRASAGNPFLALALGSTGGDGPAWRPAPLPEIARDLARERLGCLSAEVNRTLLVAALATDPTVTLLLRAGRADAARELRLAAAAGVVEMTGEAIRFTPPLIAQVLIDETPAAGRTQIHAALAAAALDPLDALRHRALRGARPDAATARRLADAADQCAARGADRTAAEFYLLAADRCPHQLAAARLDWLVAAARTALTGGAPALAGRAAEAVIAADAPAGHRVRARVVLIDLAGQALGEMGEMFAAALAEAGDDPALLAPVRLRLTWQAMITGDPDRAAYEARSTAAIAHRVGDATSEAMALSSLAQIQRMRGEPQWQDSLARALMLPASPAPDWLHYGPHYIAARFALIDDRLDEARAELLRLLAVAEHDRIGEARVEVLRSLSEVAARAGRCREALRYAHRAVQAAQEAGLSPGPTWYTAAVAELAGGSLAAAAGFAQRGIRASEQEGDNLYLRRHLHALGQARLRSGDTRTGVAALRRLRELEAEAGSADPMIVRWHADLATGLAALGEHVEAAETLAGARKAAERLGSTPALAGYLDRATAIVHSESGQADSAVELSTAAAALFEQLRQPVEQGHALLVAGGAERRRRRYAAARLLIGAALSIFMAADARPWAEETERALARTEGSLAPEQGLTSTELRIAGLVRDGASNREIATRLYLSVKTVEATLTRVYRKLGVRSRTQLSSRLQAVEVGPLPEPTSPA
- a CDS encoding TerC family protein produces the protein MLEVTALGWTLTIGVIVALLALDLTLGVLRPHVVGFREAAGWSIFYIVVAIAFGLVFAQVAGWTYGTEYFAGYIVEKSLSVDNLFVFVIIMSTFAVPERYQQEVLTFGIIIALVLRVVFIALGATLLNLFSFMFLIFGLILIYTAVQLFRHRDEDPSIEDNALVRAGRRFLPVTDDYVEGKMITRVDGRRMVTPLFLVLLAIGSTDILFALDSIPAVFGVTEEAYIVFVANAFALLGLRALFFLVKGLLDRLVYLSTGLAVILAFIGVKLVLHWAHKSLSDAVPEVSTPVSLIVIIGILVVTTVASLIKSRRDPSLKAHAGSLHSHPDRQPQD